In Stenotrophomonas sp. ESTM1D_MKCIP4_1, a single genomic region encodes these proteins:
- a CDS encoding CYTH domain-containing protein, which produces MGIEIERKFLVTHDGWRAAAHRVIPMAQGYINDMGSLDRGTQNASVRVRIEGDHAALNLKSRTIGHTRQEFDYPIPVEDARELLALCVGGLIDKRRHLVEHAGLTWEVDEFLGDNAGLVVAEVELDSADQAIELPDWVGAEVTDDTRYYNVALASHPYSQW; this is translated from the coding sequence ATGGGCATTGAAATCGAACGCAAATTCCTCGTCACCCACGACGGCTGGCGCGCGGCGGCGCATCGGGTGATTCCGATGGCGCAGGGCTACATCAACGACATGGGCTCGCTCGACCGCGGCACGCAGAATGCCTCGGTGCGGGTCCGCATCGAAGGCGACCATGCGGCGCTGAACCTGAAGTCGCGCACCATCGGCCACACCCGGCAGGAGTTCGACTATCCGATCCCGGTCGAGGACGCGCGTGAACTGCTCGCCCTGTGCGTGGGCGGGCTGATCGACAAGCGCCGGCATCTGGTGGAACACGCGGGCCTGACCTGGGAAGTGGATGAGTTCCTCGGCGACAACGCCGGCCTGGTGGTGGCCGAGGTCGAACTGGACAGCGCCGACCAAGCCATCGAGCTGCCGGACTGGGTCGGCGCTGAAGTCACCGACGACACCCGCTACTACAACGTCGCATTGGCCAGTCACCCCTATTCACAGTGGTGA
- the rlmD gene encoding 23S rRNA (uracil(1939)-C(5))-methyltransferase RlmD encodes MARSRSRIDRTPFQTEILDLSHDGRGVARREGEGGKVTFISGALPGEVVMAEQTARSRHFDEARTVEVLQPSPQRVTPKCPHFGTCAGCVLQHLDEDQQIVAKQRVLMDNLERIGHVKPGTVLPPLVGESWGYRRKGRFSVRRVEKKDKTLVGFREQDPRFVADLSQCLTVIPEIGTKVEALSTFIESLDGKRDIPQIEFIAGDQAVVLTVRHLQPLSDADREAWAAFGQQHGFVIYLQSGGVDTVQPLDGQGVPLSFRLAPWDVELAFRPLDFIQVNAKLNEKMIAHALDLLEPGEDERVLDLFCGLGNFTLPLARRVREVVGVEGDAGLVARARENAERNGLANAQFFSADLTQDQRSTAWMRQGFDKLLLDPPRSGAIEVLQQLPLKQFKRIVYVSCHPGSLARDAGYLVNEQGFTLVSAGAMDMFPHTAHVESIAVFEKR; translated from the coding sequence GTGGCCCGATCCCGCTCCCGCATCGACCGTACTCCGTTCCAGACCGAGATCCTCGACCTCAGCCATGATGGTCGCGGCGTCGCCCGCCGTGAAGGCGAGGGTGGCAAGGTCACCTTCATCAGTGGTGCCCTGCCGGGCGAAGTGGTGATGGCCGAACAGACCGCCCGCAGCCGTCATTTCGACGAAGCGCGCACCGTTGAGGTGCTGCAGCCTTCGCCGCAGCGGGTGACGCCCAAGTGCCCGCATTTCGGCACCTGCGCCGGCTGCGTGCTGCAGCATCTGGATGAAGACCAGCAGATCGTCGCCAAGCAGCGCGTGCTGATGGACAACCTCGAGCGCATCGGCCACGTCAAGCCGGGCACCGTGCTGCCGCCGCTGGTGGGCGAGAGCTGGGGCTACCGCCGCAAGGGCCGGTTCTCGGTGCGCCGCGTCGAAAAGAAGGACAAGACCCTGGTCGGCTTCCGCGAGCAGGATCCGCGCTTCGTGGCCGACCTCAGCCAGTGCCTGACCGTGATCCCGGAAATCGGCACCAAGGTCGAGGCGCTGTCGACCTTCATCGAATCGCTGGATGGCAAGCGCGACATCCCGCAGATCGAGTTCATCGCGGGCGACCAGGCCGTGGTCCTCACCGTGCGCCACCTGCAGCCGCTCAGCGATGCCGACCGTGAGGCCTGGGCCGCCTTTGGCCAGCAGCATGGTTTCGTGATCTACCTGCAGTCCGGTGGCGTGGACACCGTGCAGCCGCTGGACGGGCAGGGCGTGCCGCTGTCGTTCCGGCTGGCGCCGTGGGATGTCGAGCTGGCGTTCCGCCCGCTGGACTTCATCCAGGTCAACGCCAAGCTCAACGAGAAGATGATCGCCCACGCCCTGGACCTGCTGGAGCCGGGCGAGGATGAGCGCGTGCTGGACCTGTTCTGCGGCCTGGGCAACTTCACCCTGCCGCTGGCCCGCCGCGTGCGCGAAGTGGTAGGCGTGGAAGGTGATGCCGGCCTGGTCGCGCGTGCCCGCGAAAACGCGGAGCGCAACGGCCTGGCCAACGCGCAGTTCTTCAGCGCCGACCTGACCCAGGACCAGCGCAGCACCGCGTGGATGCGCCAGGGCTTCGACAAGCTGCTGCTGGATCCGCCGCGTTCGGGCGCCATCGAAGTGCTGCAGCAGCTGCCGCTGAAGCAGTTCAAACGCATCGTGTATGTCAGTTGCCATCCGGGCTCGCTGGCGCGCGATGCCGGTTATCTGGTCAACGAGCAGGGCTTCACCCTGGTCAGTGCCGGCGCCATGGACATGTTCCCGCACACCGCGCACGTGGAAAGCATCGCGGTGTTCGAGAAGCGCTGA
- a CDS encoding response regulator yields MQMTPRASRPRFLLVEDDIISRGFFKAALETLPADVDTADSLASALARAEPGAHDLWLIDVNLPDGNGAQLLHELRRSHPDTPALAHTADGDADIHARLREAGFSDTLVKPLGRDQLLKAVRRALVNRPAGAAASPAAIELVVEDWDETAALAALNGQRNHLIALRELFLAELPGVRDAVEQAVDQHDASGLRSQLHRLQASCGFVGAARLARAVRQLHHAPESAPAQAGFRAAVAALLH; encoded by the coding sequence ATGCAGATGACCCCGCGGGCCAGCCGGCCCCGCTTCCTGCTTGTCGAGGATGACATCATCAGCCGCGGTTTTTTCAAGGCGGCGTTGGAAACGTTACCAGCGGATGTGGACACCGCTGACTCACTTGCAAGCGCATTGGCCCGCGCCGAACCCGGCGCCCATGATCTGTGGCTGATCGACGTCAACCTGCCGGATGGCAATGGCGCGCAGCTGCTGCATGAACTGCGCCGTTCGCATCCGGACACGCCTGCCCTGGCGCATACCGCGGATGGCGATGCGGACATCCATGCGCGCCTGCGCGAGGCGGGCTTCAGTGACACGCTGGTCAAGCCGCTCGGCCGTGACCAGTTGTTGAAGGCGGTGCGCCGCGCGCTGGTCAACCGGCCGGCGGGTGCGGCGGCGTCGCCGGCGGCGATCGAGCTGGTGGTGGAGGACTGGGACGAAACGGCGGCGCTGGCGGCGCTGAACGGCCAGCGCAACCATCTGATCGCACTGCGAGAGCTGTTCCTGGCCGAGCTTCCCGGGGTGCGTGATGCCGTGGAGCAGGCCGTTGACCAGCACGATGCGTCGGGCCTGCGCAGCCAGCTGCATCGCCTGCAGGCCAGTTGCGGGTTTGTGGGCGCGGCGCGGTTGGCGCGCGCGGTGCGGCAGCTGCACCATGCGCCGGAATCGGCGCCGGCGCAGGCCGGGTTCCGGGCCGCGGTGGCCGCGCTCCTGCACTGA